In Desulfurobacterium indicum, one DNA window encodes the following:
- the gmk gene encoding guanylate kinase: protein MKGLLIVISAPSGTGKTTLVNMLMKAFPKMEFSVSCTTRKPRPGEIDGKDYYFISFEEFEKKIENNELLEWAEVYGNFYGTPKDKVIEALNEGKDILLDIDTQGALQVKKNYPDAVLIFILPPSLKELERRLRNRGTEDEETIEKRLLIARRELSLATKYDYIIINDKIEEAFEKLKSIVTAERWRTKRVEEHLPELIKDREMLQLLNS, encoded by the coding sequence ATGAAAGGTCTTTTAATAGTTATATCAGCTCCGTCAGGAACAGGAAAAACAACACTTGTAAATATGCTGATGAAAGCTTTTCCTAAAATGGAATTTTCGGTATCTTGCACAACCAGGAAGCCAAGACCCGGAGAGATAGATGGAAAAGATTACTATTTTATATCTTTTGAAGAGTTTGAGAAAAAAATAGAAAACAATGAACTACTCGAATGGGCAGAAGTTTACGGAAACTTTTACGGAACACCAAAAGATAAAGTTATAGAAGCGTTAAACGAAGGGAAAGATATTCTCCTTGATATCGATACCCAGGGAGCACTTCAGGTTAAAAAAAACTACCCCGATGCTGTTTTAATATTCATACTTCCACCGTCTCTCAAAGAGCTGGAAAGGAGATTGAGAAACCGCGGAACAGAAGATGAGGAAACCATTGAAAAAAGGCTACTTATAGCAAGAAGAGAGCTGAGCCTTGCTACAAAGTATGACTACATAATAATAAATGACAAAATAGAGGAAGCCTTTGAGAAGCTTAAATCCATCGTAACTGCTGAAAGATGGAGAACGAAAAGGGTAGAAGAACATCTTCCCGAACTTATAAAAGACAGAGAAATGCTCCAGCTGTTGAATTCTTGA